Proteins co-encoded in one Streptococcus pyogenes genomic window:
- the citC gene encoding [citrate (pro-3S)-lyase] ligase, translated as MPYYTISKVFPSDKTTMASVKNLLHQEGIRLDAHLDYTCAIMNAQNDVIATGSYFGNSLRCLCVSSAYQGEGLLNRIVSHLIDEEYALGNYHLFVYTKTSSAAFFKDLGFTEIVHIDNHISFLENKKTGFQDYLMTLNKPEQTPGKVAAIVINANPFTLGHQFLVEKAARENDWVHLFMVSEDRSLIPFSVRKRLIQEGLAHLDNVIYHETGPYLISQATFPAYFQKEDNDVIKSQALLDTAIFLKIAQTLQITKRYVGEEPTSRVTAIYNEIMAEQLQQAGILLDILPRKAINQQQDPISASTARQALKDNDWDLLAKLLPKTSLDYFCSLEAQPIIKKIQATSSVKHY; from the coding sequence ATGCCTTACTACACTATTTCAAAAGTCTTTCCTTCAGATAAAACGACAATGGCTAGTGTAAAGAACCTGCTTCATCAAGAAGGTATTCGTTTGGATGCTCATTTAGATTATACTTGTGCCATCATGAATGCGCAAAATGATGTGATTGCTACCGGTTCTTACTTTGGAAATAGCTTGCGCTGTCTTTGCGTATCCAGTGCCTATCAAGGTGAAGGACTTCTTAATAGGATTGTGAGTCATCTCATTGATGAAGAATATGCCCTTGGCAACTATCATCTTTTTGTTTATACGAAGACCTCTTCTGCTGCTTTTTTCAAAGATCTTGGTTTTACTGAAATTGTCCATATCGACAATCACATCAGTTTCTTGGAAAATAAAAAAACTGGTTTTCAAGATTATCTGATGACACTTAATAAGCCTGAGCAAACACCTGGTAAAGTCGCTGCTATTGTTATCAACGCTAACCCCTTTACCTTAGGGCATCAATTTTTAGTAGAGAAAGCTGCAAGAGAAAATGATTGGGTTCATCTGTTTATGGTCAGTGAAGACCGCAGTCTAATTCCTTTTTCGGTGAGAAAGAGGTTGATTCAAGAAGGTCTAGCTCATCTTGATAATGTCATATATCATGAAACAGGTCCTTATTTGATTAGCCAAGCGACTTTCCCAGCCTATTTCCAAAAAGAAGACAATGACGTGATTAAGAGCCAAGCTTTGCTGGATACTGCTATTTTTCTAAAGATTGCTCAAACCTTACAGATTACAAAAAGATACGTTGGAGAAGAGCCAACCAGCCGAGTAACTGCTATTTACAATGAAATTATGGCAGAGCAGTTGCAGCAAGCTGGTATCCTCCTAGATATTTTGCCAAGGAAAGCTATCAATCAGCAGCAAGATCCTATCAGTGCCTCAACGGCTAGGCAGGCATTGAAAGATAATGATTGGGACCTTCTGGCAAAACTCCTTCCCAAAACGTCTTTAGATTATTTTTGTTCGCTAGAAGCCCAACCCATTATTAAAAAGATACAAGCCACTTCATCTGTCAAACATTACTAA
- the citX gene encoding citrate lyase holo-[acyl-carrier protein] synthase, translating to MCKDTYFSGEAIQLSDMLRAREERALRQLHLLKEYPEGSLLSVTMNIPGPIKTSPKLLEAFDIVIKAIQTALADDKICYQLRLLPTTGYEYYLITSLPSRDLKLKMIALETELPIGRLMDLDVLVLQNDLPHSISRTVLGGSPRQCFICSKEAKVCGRLRKHSVEEMQTAISKLLHSFFNKDNQSSSSDKTG from the coding sequence ATGTGTAAAGACACTTATTTTTCAGGCGAAGCTATCCAACTTAGTGATATGTTAAGAGCCCGCGAAGAAAGAGCTCTGCGTCAGCTGCATTTATTAAAGGAGTACCCAGAAGGTAGCTTATTATCGGTCACCATGAATATCCCTGGACCAATTAAAACCTCTCCTAAACTTCTTGAAGCTTTTGATATAGTGATTAAGGCCATTCAAACTGCCTTAGCTGACGATAAGATTTGTTACCAGTTGCGATTACTGCCTACAACGGGTTATGAGTATTACCTCATCACAAGTCTACCTAGCCGCGACCTGAAGTTAAAAATGATAGCCTTAGAGACAGAGTTGCCAATAGGTCGTCTCATGGATTTAGATGTCTTGGTCTTGCAAAATGATCTGCCTCATTCAATTAGCAGAACCGTATTAGGAGGCTCCCCTAGGCAATGTTTTATCTGTTCTAAAGAGGCCAAAGTCTGCGGTCGCCTACGTAAGCACAGTGTCGAGGAGATGCAGACTGCTATTTCAAAATTACTCCATTCATTTTTCAATAAAGACAACCAATCATCGTCATCAGATAAGACAGGTTGA
- a CDS encoding acetyl-CoA carboxylase biotin carboxyl carrier protein subunit, with protein MLRKFKITIDGKEYLVEMEEIGAPAQAAAPAQPISTPVPVPTEASPQVEEAQAPQPVAAAGADAIPSPMPGTILKVLVAVGDQVTENQPLLILEAMKMENEIVASSAGTITAIHVGPGQVVNPGDGLITIG; from the coding sequence ATGTTACGAAAATTTAAAATTACCATTGACGGTAAAGAGTATCTTGTAGAAATGGAAGAAATCGGTGCTCCTGCCCAAGCAGCTGCCCCCGCTCAACCAATATCCACTCCAGTACCTGTCCCTACTGAAGCAAGCCCACAAGTGGAGGAAGCGCAAGCACCACAGCCAGTAGCTGCAGCGGGAGCGGATGCCATTCCATCACCAATGCCTGGAACCATCTTAAAAGTCTTAGTAGCAGTGGGAGACCAAGTAACTGAAAATCAGCCACTATTGATTTTAGAAGCCATGAAGATGGAAAATGAGATTGTGGCCTCATCAGCAGGAACCATTACAGCTATCCACGTCGGTCCAGGTCAAGTGGTCAATCCTGGTGATGGTCTCATTACAATTGGTTAA
- a CDS encoding sodium ion-translocating decarboxylase subunit beta, translating into MDTLIAGITSITIPQIVMMVIGALLMYLGIKKEYEPTLLVPMGLGTILVNFPGSGVLTQVVNGVEQEGVFEALFNFGIGTELFPLLIFIGIGAMIDFGPLLQNPFMLLFGAAAQFGIFFVVVVAVLAGFDIKEAASIGIIGAADGPTSIFVANQLAKDLLGPITVAAYSYMALVPIIQPFAIKLVTTKKERRIRMTYKAENVSQMTKILFPIIITLVAGFIAPISLPLVGFLMFGNLLRECGVLDRLSQTAQNELVNIISILLGLTISIKMQADLFLNVQTLLIIVFGLLAFIMDSIGGVMFAKFLNLFRKEKINPMIGAAGISAFPMSSRVIQKMATDEDPQNFILMYAVGANVSGQIASVIAGGLLLAYFS; encoded by the coding sequence GTGGACACTTTAATCGCAGGAATAACCTCCATCACCATTCCTCAAATTGTTATGATGGTCATTGGTGCCCTCTTAATGTATCTAGGAATTAAAAAAGAATACGAACCAACCTTACTTGTCCCCATGGGACTTGGAACCATTCTCGTTAACTTCCCTGGTTCAGGAGTTTTAACACAAGTGGTTAACGGAGTCGAGCAAGAAGGGGTTTTTGAGGCTCTCTTCAATTTTGGGATTGGAACAGAACTTTTCCCACTGTTGATTTTCATTGGTATAGGAGCCATGATTGACTTTGGCCCCTTGCTTCAAAACCCATTCATGCTCTTGTTTGGTGCTGCAGCTCAATTCGGAATTTTCTTTGTTGTGGTTGTTGCCGTACTGGCTGGCTTTGACATTAAAGAAGCAGCTTCAATCGGCATTATCGGAGCAGCAGACGGACCGACTTCTATCTTTGTTGCCAACCAACTGGCCAAGGATTTACTGGGTCCAATTACGGTTGCAGCCTATTCTTACATGGCTCTGGTTCCTATTATCCAACCATTTGCCATTAAATTAGTGACAACGAAAAAAGAGCGCCGTATCCGTATGACTTACAAAGCTGAGAATGTATCTCAAATGACTAAAATCTTATTCCCAATCATCATTACCTTAGTAGCAGGGTTCATCGCCCCAATTTCTCTACCTTTAGTTGGCTTTTTGATGTTCGGTAACTTATTACGGGAGTGTGGTGTGCTCGATCGCCTGTCACAAACTGCTCAAAATGAATTGGTAAACATTATTAGTATCTTGCTTGGATTGACCATCTCTATTAAAATGCAGGCAGACCTGTTCTTAAATGTACAGACACTCTTAATCATCGTCTTTGGTTTACTTGCTTTTATCATGGATTCTATCGGTGGGGTCATGTTTGCCAAATTTCTCAATCTCTTCCGAAAAGAGAAGATTAATCCAATGATTGGCGCTGCGGGTATTTCAGCTTTTCCAATGTCAAGTCGTGTCATTCAAAAAATGGCAACAGATGAAGACCCGCAAAACTTTATCCTCATGTATGCTGTAGGTGCCAATGTCTCTGGCCAAATCGCCTCTGTTATCGCAGGTGGTTTGTTGCTAGCTTACTTTAGCTAA
- the citF gene encoding citrate lyase subunit alpha → MVTNKLGRDIPQPYADQYGVFEGELANIKQYDESSRRIKPVKPGDSKLLGSVREAIEKTGLTDGMTISFHHHFREGDFIMNMVLEEIAKMGIKNLSIAPSSIANVHEPLIDHIKNGVVTNITSSGLRDKVGAAISEGLMENPVVIRSHGGRARAIASGDIHIDVAFLGAPSSDAYGNVNGTKGKATCGSLGYAMIDAKYADQVVILTDNLVPYPNTPISIPQTDVDYVVTVDAIGDPQGIAKGATRFTKNPKELLIAEYAAKVITNSPYFKEGFSFQTGTGGASLAVTRFMREAMIKENIKASFALGGITNAMVELLEEELVEKILDVQDFDHPSAVSLGKHAEHYEIDANMYASPLSKGAVINQLDTCILSALEVDTNFNVNVMTGSDGVIRGASGGHCDTAFAAKMSLVISPLIRGRIPTFVDEVNTVITPGTSVDVIVTEVGIAINPNRQDLVDHFKSLNVPQFSIEELKEKAYAIVGTPERIQYGDKVVALIEYRDGSLMDVVYNV, encoded by the coding sequence ATGGTAACAAATAAACTCGGTAGAGATATTCCTCAACCATACGCCGACCAATACGGTGTCTTTGAAGGAGAACTCGCAAATATCAAACAGTATGACGAATCAAGTCGCCGTATTAAACCAGTTAAGCCTGGAGATTCTAAATTACTAGGATCTGTTCGTGAAGCGATTGAAAAAACAGGTTTAACAGATGGCATGACCATTTCTTTCCACCACCATTTCCGTGAAGGGGATTTCATTATGAATATGGTCTTGGAGGAAATTGCCAAAATGGGCATTAAAAACCTGTCTATTGCCCCAAGTTCCATCGCTAATGTACATGAGCCTTTGATTGATCACATCAAAAATGGTGTGGTCACTAACATCACTTCATCTGGTCTTCGTGACAAAGTAGGGGCAGCCATCTCAGAAGGACTAATGGAAAATCCTGTGGTTATTCGCTCCCATGGTGGTCGCGCTCGTGCCATTGCTAGTGGGGATATCCATATTGATGTTGCCTTTCTGGGCGCCCCAAGTTCAGATGCTTACGGAAATGTTAATGGGACAAAAGGGAAAGCAACCTGTGGTTCTTTGGGCTATGCCATGATTGATGCCAAATATGCGGATCAGGTGGTTATCTTGACAGATAATTTGGTTCCTTATCCTAATACCCCAATCAGCATTCCTCAAACAGATGTTGACTATGTGGTAACAGTGGATGCTATCGGAGATCCTCAAGGAATCGCCAAAGGGGCAACTCGTTTTACGAAAAATCCTAAAGAACTCTTAATTGCAGAATACGCCGCTAAAGTAATCACCAACTCTCCTTATTTTAAAGAAGGATTCTCTTTCCAAACTGGAACAGGTGGCGCTTCTTTGGCAGTAACCCGTTTCATGCGTGAAGCTATGATTAAAGAAAATATCAAAGCTAGCTTTGCTCTTGGTGGTATTACCAATGCTATGGTGGAGTTGCTCGAAGAAGAACTGGTTGAAAAAATTCTTGATGTCCAAGACTTTGATCACCCATCAGCTGTTTCTCTTGGTAAGCATGCTGAACATTATGAAATTGATGCCAACATGTATGCCTCACCTTTGAGCAAGGGTGCTGTTATCAATCAATTAGACACTTGTATTTTATCAGCCCTTGAAGTTGATACTAACTTCAATGTTAATGTGATGACAGGATCTGACGGCGTGATTCGTGGCGCTTCTGGAGGACACTGCGACACTGCCTTTGCGGCTAAGATGAGTTTGGTTATTTCACCACTTATCCGCGGACGCATCCCAACTTTTGTAGATGAGGTTAATACGGTCATTACACCAGGAACAAGTGTCGATGTGATCGTCACAGAAGTGGGAATTGCCATTAACCCAAATCGTCAAGACTTAGTAGACCATTTCAAATCCCTCAATGTGCCACAATTTAGTATTGAGGAGCTAAAAGAGAAGGCTTACGCCATCGTTGGCACACCTGAGCGTATTCAATATGGTGATAAGGTTGTTGCTCTTATTGAATACCGTGACGGTAGCCTCATGGATGTGGTTTACAATGTGTAA
- a CDS encoding GntR family transcriptional regulator: MNPIIEAVKQNLDLSRNIPLKIAFYNALKKTIILRQIPVGSRINEKEFSIALNISRTPIRYALGLLSEEHLVEHIPKKGIIVKGVSIKDACEIFEIRKALETLATVQAMHLMTEEDFKVMHNLLEDCETFIAEDDTNRILDNFNAFNNLIYSYSQMVRLKEIVTELQAYLVYFRKISISSVERRKRALSEHWMIYRGMKNKDHEQITLITHEHLNSSLEFILKEMRPEQND; encoded by the coding sequence ATGAATCCTATTATCGAAGCCGTTAAACAAAATCTTGACCTATCAAGAAATATCCCTTTGAAAATAGCCTTTTATAACGCTCTTAAAAAGACCATTATTTTGCGACAAATTCCTGTTGGAAGCCGCATTAATGAAAAAGAGTTTTCCATTGCGCTTAATATTAGCAGGACACCTATTCGCTACGCTTTGGGATTATTGTCTGAAGAACACCTTGTAGAGCACATTCCTAAAAAAGGCATTATTGTCAAAGGAGTTAGTATCAAGGATGCCTGTGAAATTTTTGAAATTCGAAAAGCTCTAGAGACTCTCGCAACAGTGCAAGCGATGCATTTAATGACAGAAGAAGATTTTAAAGTCATGCATAACTTGTTGGAAGACTGTGAAACCTTTATCGCAGAGGATGACACCAATCGTATTTTGGATAATTTTAATGCCTTTAACAATTTGATTTACAGCTATAGCCAAATGGTCCGCTTAAAAGAAATTGTGACAGAATTGCAAGCTTATTTGGTCTACTTTAGAAAAATTTCGATTTCTTCAGTTGAACGCCGTAAACGAGCTCTATCTGAACACTGGATGATTTACCGAGGTATGAAGAACAAAGATCATGAGCAAATTACGTTGATTACACATGAACACTTGAATAGCTCACTTGAATTTATCTTAAAAGAAATGAGGCCTGAGCAAAATGACTAA
- a CDS encoding CitMHS family transporter, which produces MLLTMLAYAMIIVFMYVVMKKKMTPFTALVMIPLIMTIAVILTGSADFNADAKFVAFVGDGGIAKDLTAIGPMVMYGINNTAKTGIMLLFAILFFSVMLDAGLFDPITEKMIRFAKGDPMKVLIATAVVAAAVSLNGDGTTTTLICCSAFLPIYKKLDMKIMNLGVLIILQNTIMNLLPWGGPTARAMSVLGVGPEILGYLAPGMILSLLYVICWVAPSMGRKERARLGVIDLSEEDMRQLTDITDPDTLFIRRPKNFVFNAILTIGLITWLVAGSFNKSIAMAPLLLFAVGTCIALMVNYPVLKDQSKRIGDNAGDAVQVVILVFAAGIFMGLFQGSGMASALAQSFATIIPKQLAGFWGLVIALVSAPGTFFISNDGFYYGILPVLAEAGAEYGFSNMAMALASLMGQAFHLLSPLVAFIYLLLRLTGLDMGEWQKEAAKYALIIFVIFVVTIIAMGQMPLYIPQ; this is translated from the coding sequence ATGTTATTAACAATGCTGGCTTATGCCATGATTATTGTCTTTATGTACGTGGTAATGAAGAAAAAAATGACCCCTTTTACTGCTTTGGTCATGATTCCATTAATCATGACGATTGCTGTTATACTGACTGGTTCAGCTGACTTCAATGCAGATGCCAAATTTGTTGCCTTTGTTGGTGACGGTGGAATTGCTAAAGACCTAACAGCTATCGGACCAATGGTTATGTATGGTATCAACAATACTGCTAAAACAGGTATCATGTTGCTATTTGCCATTTTGTTCTTCTCTGTCATGTTAGATGCAGGATTGTTTGATCCGATTACTGAAAAGATGATTCGCTTTGCTAAAGGTGATCCAATGAAGGTGCTTATCGCAACAGCTGTCGTTGCTGCTGCAGTATCTCTTAATGGTGATGGAACAACCACTACTTTAATTTGTTGCTCTGCTTTCTTACCTATCTATAAAAAATTGGACATGAAAATCATGAACCTAGGTGTCTTGATTATTCTTCAAAATACTATTATGAACTTACTGCCATGGGGTGGCCCTACTGCTCGTGCGATGTCTGTTCTTGGTGTCGGTCCTGAAATTCTTGGCTATCTTGCACCGGGTATGATTTTATCTCTTCTTTATGTGATTTGTTGGGTTGCTCCAAGCATGGGGCGTAAAGAACGTGCAAGACTTGGTGTTATTGACTTGTCTGAAGAAGACATGCGTCAACTCACAGACATTACTGACCCAGATACCCTTTTTATTCGTCGTCCTAAAAACTTTGTTTTCAATGCTATCTTAACCATTGGATTAATCACTTGGTTAGTTGCTGGCTCTTTCAACAAATCTATTGCTATGGCACCGCTTCTTCTTTTTGCGGTGGGAACTTGTATCGCCTTGATGGTCAATTACCCAGTGCTTAAAGATCAATCAAAACGCATTGGTGACAATGCTGGTGATGCGGTTCAAGTGGTTATTCTCGTCTTTGCTGCTGGTATCTTTATGGGTCTTTTTCAAGGTTCTGGTATGGCTAGCGCTCTTGCACAAAGTTTTGCAACCATTATTCCAAAACAACTGGCAGGTTTCTGGGGTCTCGTTATTGCCTTAGTTTCTGCACCTGGTACCTTCTTTATCTCCAATGATGGTTTTTACTATGGTATCTTGCCTGTTCTTGCAGAAGCTGGTGCTGAATATGGTTTCAGTAACATGGCTATGGCACTTGCTTCCCTCATGGGACAAGCCTTCCACTTACTTAGTCCATTAGTTGCCTTCATTTATCTTCTTCTTCGCTTGACAGGTCTTGACATGGGGGAATGGCAAAAAGAGGCTGCTAAATATGCCCTTATCATCTTTGTTATCTTTGTGGTAACCATTATTGCCATGGGACAAATGCCACTTTACATTCCACAATAA
- a CDS encoding oxaloacetate decarboxylase subunit alpha, giving the protein MTKIRITETVLRDGQQSQIATRMTTKEMIPILETLDNAGYHALEMWGGATFDSCLRFLNEDPWERLRAIRKAVKKTKLQMLLRGQNLLGYRNYADDVVRSFIQKSIENGIDIVRIFDALNDPRNLQTAVSATKKFGGHAQVAISYTTSPVHTIDYFVELAKAYQAIGADSICIKDMAGVLTPEIGYQLVKCIKENTTIPLEVHTHATSGISEMTYLKVAEAGADIIDTAISSFSGGTSQPATESMAIALTDLGFDTGLDMQEVAKVAEYFNTIRDHYREIGILNPKVKDTEPKTLIYQVPGGMLSNLLSQLTEQGLTDKYEEVLAEVPKVRADLGYPPLVTPLSQMVGTQALMNIISGERYKVVPNEIKDYVRGLYGQSPAPLAEGIKEKIIGDEAVITCRPADLIEPQMIYLRDEIAPYAHSEEDVLSYASFPQQARDFLGRREDPFYDVPVQEVTVQLDIQD; this is encoded by the coding sequence ATGACGAAAATCCGTATAACGGAAACAGTTTTACGTGATGGTCAACAAAGTCAGATTGCCACACGTATGACAACCAAGGAAATGATTCCTATTCTCGAAACGCTAGACAATGCTGGTTATCATGCCCTTGAAATGTGGGGAGGAGCAACCTTTGATTCCTGCCTACGCTTTTTAAATGAAGACCCTTGGGAACGGCTAAGAGCCATCCGTAAAGCAGTGAAAAAGACTAAACTTCAGATGCTCTTACGCGGACAAAACCTTCTTGGATATCGCAATTATGCTGACGATGTGGTCAGATCCTTTATTCAAAAATCCATTGAAAATGGGATTGATATTGTCCGTATTTTCGATGCTTTAAACGACCCACGCAACTTGCAAACAGCTGTTTCAGCGACTAAAAAATTTGGAGGGCATGCTCAAGTTGCCATTTCTTACACGACAAGTCCGGTACATACCATTGACTACTTTGTTGAATTGGCGAAAGCTTACCAAGCTATCGGAGCGGACTCCATTTGTATCAAAGACATGGCTGGTGTCTTAACTCCTGAAATAGGTTACCAATTGGTCAAATGTATCAAGGAGAATACAACTATCCCTCTTGAGGTTCATACCCATGCTACCAGTGGTATTTCAGAAATGACTTACTTAAAAGTAGCAGAAGCAGGAGCTGATATTATTGATACGGCGATTTCCTCTTTTTCAGGGGGAACCAGTCAGCCTGCCACAGAGTCAATGGCGATTGCCTTGACGGATTTAGGCTTTGACACAGGCTTGGATATGCAAGAGGTGGCCAAAGTTGCAGAATATTTCAACACTATTCGTGACCACTATCGAGAAATAGGGATTTTAAATCCTAAAGTCAAAGATACTGAGCCAAAAACATTGATTTACCAAGTTCCAGGTGGCATGCTATCAAACCTATTGAGCCAATTAACCGAGCAAGGCCTAACTGATAAATACGAAGAAGTCTTAGCAGAAGTACCTAAAGTAAGGGCTGATCTTGGGTATCCGCCACTCGTAACGCCATTATCACAAATGGTTGGCACACAGGCCTTGATGAATATCATCTCAGGGGAACGTTACAAGGTAGTTCCAAATGAAATCAAAGACTATGTTCGAGGGCTATACGGTCAATCACCAGCGCCATTAGCAGAAGGTATCAAAGAGAAAATCATTGGTGACGAAGCAGTTATTACTTGCAGACCAGCCGACCTAATCGAGCCTCAAATGATTTATCTACGTGACGAGATTGCTCCATACGCTCATTCAGAAGAAGACGTGTTAAGCTATGCAAGCTTCCCGCAACAAGCTAGAGATTTCTTGGGACGCCGTGAAGATCCTTTCTATGATGTTCCGGTTCAAGAAGTTACTGTACAACTGGACATTCAAGACTAA
- the citD gene encoding citrate lyase acyl carrier protein, which produces MDIKQTAVAGSLESSDLMITVSPNDEQTITITLDSSVEKQFGNHIRQLIHQTLVNLKVTAAKVEAVDKGALDCTIQARTIAAVHRAAGIDQYDWKEIDSWNV; this is translated from the coding sequence ATGGATATTAAACAAACTGCCGTTGCTGGTTCACTTGAATCAAGTGACCTAATGATTACAGTATCCCCTAATGACGAGCAAACCATTACAATAACCCTAGACAGTAGTGTTGAAAAACAATTTGGCAATCACATTCGTCAACTCATTCATCAAACCCTAGTGAATTTGAAGGTGACGGCTGCTAAAGTAGAGGCTGTTGATAAAGGTGCATTAGATTGCACCATTCAAGCGAGAACCATCGCAGCTGTTCATCGCGCTGCTGGTATTGACCAATACGATTGGAAGGAGATTGACTCATGGAACGTTTAA
- a CDS encoding OadG-related small transporter subunit, with the protein MTINMDHLISSFELMALGMAGVFIVLGILYLVAEILIKLFPVSK; encoded by the coding sequence ATGACAATTAATATGGACCATTTGATTAGTTCCTTTGAGCTAATGGCGCTTGGTATGGCAGGTGTCTTTATCGTGTTAGGCATTCTCTATCTTGTCGCAGAGATCCTGATCAAACTTTTCCCAGTTAGTAAATAA
- the citE gene encoding citrate (pro-3S)-lyase subunit beta translates to MERLRRTMMFVPGANAAMLRDAPLFGADSIMFDLEDSVSLKEKDTSRALVHFALKTFDYSSVETVVRVNGLDSCGALDIEAVVLAGVNVIRLPKTETAQDIIDVEAVIERVERENSIEVGRTRMMAAIESAEGVLNAREIAKASKRLIGIALGAEDYVTNMKTRRYPDGQELFFARSMILHAARAAGIAAIDTVYSDVNNTEGFQNEVRMIKQLGFDGKSVINPRQIPLVNEIYTPTKKEIDHAKQVIWAIREAESKGSGVISLNGKMVDKPIVERAERVIALATAAGVLSEEDI, encoded by the coding sequence ATGGAACGTTTAAGAAGAACAATGATGTTTGTGCCTGGTGCCAATGCAGCCATGCTTCGAGATGCTCCTTTATTTGGCGCTGATTCAATCATGTTTGACTTGGAAGATTCTGTTTCACTCAAAGAAAAAGACACCTCTAGAGCTCTCGTTCATTTTGCGCTTAAAACTTTTGATTATTCAAGCGTTGAAACGGTTGTTCGTGTGAATGGTCTTGATTCTTGTGGGGCTTTAGACATCGAAGCTGTTGTTTTGGCAGGTGTCAACGTGATTCGTCTTCCAAAAACAGAGACTGCTCAAGATATTATTGATGTGGAGGCTGTTATTGAACGTGTCGAACGCGAGAACAGCATTGAAGTTGGTCGCACACGTATGATGGCAGCCATTGAATCAGCCGAAGGTGTCCTAAATGCTCGTGAGATTGCCAAAGCTTCTAAGCGCTTGATTGGTATTGCTCTTGGAGCAGAAGACTATGTCACGAATATGAAAACGCGTCGTTACCCAGATGGTCAAGAATTATTCTTTGCTCGTAGCATGATTTTACACGCTGCTCGTGCTGCTGGAATTGCTGCCATTGATACTGTTTATTCTGATGTCAATAATACCGAAGGGTTCCAAAACGAAGTTCGCATGATCAAACAGTTAGGATTTGATGGTAAATCGGTCATCAACCCTCGCCAAATTCCTCTGGTCAATGAGATTTATACCCCAACAAAAAAAGAAATTGACCATGCCAAACAAGTCATCTGGGCAATTCGTGAAGCTGAAAGCAAAGGCTCTGGCGTTATTTCCTTAAATGGAAAAATGGTTGATAAACCAATCGTTGAACGTGCAGAACGTGTGATTGCCCTAGCAACAGCAGCAGGTGTTTTATCTGAGGAGGATATTTAA
- the citG gene encoding triphosphoribosyl-dephospho-CoA synthase CitG, giving the protein MTKAVLTSISQLALKALLYEVSLSPKPGLVDRFDNGAHDDMSFITFIDSMIALSPFFQAYIETGFAYAKEEPLLLFNRLRQLGQKAEETMFCATQGINTHKGLNFSMALLLGATGAYLARTPHLMTDLGRFSKEDTLAICRLVKPMTAHLIQTDLGHLNTKKEFTYGEQLFVTYGIKGPRGEASEGFTTLTDHALPYFRQMISQNDPETSQLRLLVYLMSIVEDGNLIHRGGIEAWKGVKADMRLLLQQDLSTTDLRLALSSYNQCLINQHLSPGGAADLLALTFYFAFLEKLL; this is encoded by the coding sequence ATGACTAAGGCAGTTCTAACAAGTATTAGTCAACTGGCCTTAAAAGCTTTGCTTTATGAAGTCTCACTATCTCCAAAACCTGGTTTAGTTGATCGATTTGATAACGGTGCCCATGATGACATGTCCTTTATAACCTTTATCGACAGTATGATAGCACTCTCTCCTTTTTTTCAGGCTTATATCGAAACAGGTTTTGCTTATGCAAAAGAAGAGCCACTTCTTCTGTTTAACCGTCTTAGACAACTAGGTCAAAAGGCCGAGGAAACCATGTTTTGTGCTACTCAGGGAATTAACACTCATAAAGGCCTGAATTTTTCCATGGCTTTACTTCTTGGTGCAACTGGGGCCTATCTAGCAAGAACACCTCACTTAATGACTGATTTAGGGCGTTTTAGCAAGGAAGATACTCTAGCTATCTGTCGTTTAGTAAAACCTATGACGGCACATTTGATTCAAACAGACCTTGGTCATTTGAACACTAAAAAAGAGTTCACTTATGGGGAGCAACTCTTTGTAACTTATGGCATCAAAGGACCTCGGGGTGAGGCAAGCGAGGGATTCACGACCTTAACAGACCATGCCTTGCCCTACTTTCGTCAGATGATAAGTCAAAATGACCCCGAAACCAGTCAGCTTCGTCTTCTTGTTTATTTGATGTCTATTGTTGAAGATGGAAATCTGATTCATCGTGGAGGGATTGAAGCATGGAAAGGCGTTAAGGCAGATATGCGACTACTCCTGCAACAAGATTTATCAACAACTGACCTAAGATTGGCTTTGTCCTCCTACAATCAATGCCTCATTAATCAGCATTTAAGCCCTGGGGGCGCGGCAGATTTATTGGCTCTGACCTTTTATTTTGCTTTTTTAGAAAAACTACTTTAA